From the genome of Nicotiana tabacum cultivar K326 chromosome 2, ASM71507v2, whole genome shotgun sequence:
aaatattgtaattatCATAGACTCCTATTTTTACAGAACCCTTTAGGGTAATAAGTTCCTTAAATCTAGACCTAATCTTGTCAATTTGGGGGCGAGGCTTGAGAAAACGACCTACAATCAGAGGCGGATGTAGTGTAATgactacgggttcaactgaacccataacttttgacgcggagtaaaaatttatatgtaaaaattaagtaaaattgtaaaaataatagatatgaactcgtaactttaaaaatataatgggttcaatgttaaaaacattaaaattgaacccatagagtttaaattctggatccgtcTCTGCCTACAATTATGTACTTACAGGATTCAACCATTATGCCATAATAGTCTTTTGCCTTGAAGATCACTGCTGGCATACCATTGTGAGTAGTTTGTCTTGCTATTACTTTCTCCTTCTCCTAGCGACTAGTGGTCGGAGCGGATGACTTTGGGGATGTGATTGCAAAAGCATAGGATTGTTTTCCTGATGTGGAATCATTGATAGTGGAAATCCCTCCCGGTGGGTCGTTATGGCCCTTCACATGCGCCGGTGGAAGGCCTTCCGGCGGCTCCATCTAGTGGAGCGTGAAGAAGACGCGAGGGTAAATAGACGTTAAAGAGACGTTGCCGAGAGCTTTTCTTTTCTAGAGAGAAAATGttgtttagtttttatttttgaatgTTTAAAAATGAGACTTTAAGTGTTTCAATATTTATATATCGGTATAGACAattatttgaaaatttaaagtCTAATAAGTTAGAAAAGAATATTTGAAGTCGAAGTTGGAATAAACTTCGTGTAGAGGACAACTATGCTCAGATAATTATAGTTTTTTctgaaaaaaacaaagaaatttaaAAGTGGAAAATTGTGAGAtaaagttgaaaacttgaaaaaACACTGTTGGAAAACTTATGTAACTACAATCTTAACATGAAATGTTTATTCTGAGTTAAAGTTCAAATTTTATATTCTCAGTTTCAGACAAACACCAATTTGCAATTTGAGACCACCCAACTTAAATATGATCTTcaccacaaaatatatatatagtggcGTGGCCATGAAGAGCGTTCATCgaaaaattataaatatatagTAATATCGACAAACAAACGCCAAATCTTAATGTACATGCATGGGTTTACGCCTAGTCAAATATGATCTTCACTGAAAGAGAAAGAATCACTACATTTTTATACATAGAGAGTACTATAAATGCGGTTAGAAAACAATAGTGACCATATATATAGTTGTCTTTTCTATATTCCTCTACAACCTGAATACACCATTTCATATTTTACTGTGTTAAATAATACTCCATATAAGAAATTGCTTTAGTTTTTTGATTTTCTGGCGTGCGTGATTAATCCGTTTGAAGAGACTAGAGTTTTGAATTTTCTGATTATAGTTTTAAATATCCAAGATAAATGCTAGGTGGGTGCAAGCGTTATTCCTAGGAAAATGATAAGCAGTTGATTGATCAATAACAATTAACAGCTACtataaaacactaatttatgAGAAATTAAGACGCACACAAATTCCCAGCTAAGACTTTCCATATACTCCCACCCAAACCCAACGGTAATATCATTCATCCTTTCTATAAATTCTGCTAATCATCCCCTCTTTTAGCCCCATGTTCATCCATTTTTCCTAAGCTTTAACTTCTATTTGTATCATTCTCTTCCTTTGCAAATTTGCTTCTGAATTTTCTCATTCTCTAATTCTTACACAGTTTGATCTGCATATTATACATGGATTCTCCTTCATTTGTTAGCTTTGTCTTTGTGATATTTCTGAGTGTTCTTTGCATGTCTCAAGCGTACACATTCTATGCTGCTGGCAAAGAAGGCTGGGTTTTAAAACCTTCTGAATCGTATAGTCATTGGGCTGAAAGAAACCGCTTCCAAGTTAATGACACTATTGGTAAATCCTTTCTTCTCTTGTGTGTTATTCTTTTTCAATAATCAAAAGTcttgttttcactattttttgagcagatggtctatcggaaacagtttTCTACCTCGCAAGGTAGGGGTAAagaccctccccagaccccacttacgAGATTACATTgagtttattgttgttgtaaaaGTCTTTGTTTTATTAACTTATATATAGTGGGGAGTCAGAATTTTTACTAAGAAGATTTATCTATCTACATAattttttgttatatatatatatatatatatatatatatatatatatatatattaaattttacaCTATCAATATATTATAATCGATCATAATAGGATATATAAGTTGCCTTATTTTTTTTATCACTAGTTCTATTTTTTATGAATGGTTACCTGTAATTATTTATTAACTGATCGTAGAATATTTATTAGACTTTTGGTGTataaaaattctaaattcttaTTTTGGTGCAGTTTTCAAGTACAAAAAAGGGTCAGATTCAGTTCTGGTGGTACACAAAGATGATTACTTCAAATGCAAAAAGGACAAGCCAATCCATAAGCTAAAGAATGGTAAATCAAAATTGAAGTTTACAAGGTCAGGTGCATTCTACTTCATCAGTGGAAAAGATGATAACTGTGAGAAAGGCCAGAAGCTTCTAGTTGTTGTGTTATCTCCCAATCACAAGCGCCATAAATCTCCATCCCCAGCCACCCAAACGCCGTCAAGTTCTCCGGTTATTACCCCAACTCAGCCGCCGGAAGATACTCCTTCCGTCGTTGCACCGTCGCCGCAATCCATTTCACCAGCTCCGGCTCCAACCAAATCGGCTGCAGTGGTTGTTGGTTCAAGTGGTTTGGTTTGGGTGTTTAGTTTGATCATGGCTACTGTTTTTATGTAATTTGATTTAATTCGTTTTCTACTTTGGTTTCTTAT
Proteins encoded in this window:
- the LOC107766255 gene encoding early nodulin-like protein 1, producing the protein MDSPSFVSFVFVIFLSVLCMSQAYTFYAAGKEGWVLKPSESYSHWAERNRFQVNDTIVFKYKKGSDSVLVVHKDDYFKCKKDKPIHKLKNGKSKLKFTRSGAFYFISGKDDNCEKGQKLLVVVLSPNHKRHKSPSPATQTPSSSPVITPTQPPEDTPSVVAPSPQSISPAPAPTKSAAVVVGSSGLVWVFSLIMATVFM